A single Thiohalobacter thiocyanaticus DNA region contains:
- a CDS encoding NADH-quinone oxidoreductase subunit D, translating into MPEIRNYTLNFGPQHPAAHGVLRLVLEMDGEVIERADPHIGLLHRATEKLAESKPYNQSIGYMDRLDYVSMMCNEHGYVLAIEKLLGIEAPERAQYIRVMFDEVTRILNHLLWIGAHALDIGAMTMFLYAFREREDLMDCYEAVSGARMHATYYRPGGVYRDLPDRMPQYQASKWHSEAEVRKMNETRQGSLLDFLEDFTERFPKCVDEYETLLTDNRIWKQRTVGIGVVSPERALQLGFTGPMLRGSGIEWDLRKKQPYEVYDRMDFDIPVGVRGDSYDRYLVRIEEMRQSNHIIRQCIRWLRENPGPVIIDDYKIIPPHREEMKADMEALIHHFKLFTEGFCVPAGEAYAAIEHPKGEFGVYMISDGANKPFRVKIRAPGFAHLAGLDEMACGHMLADVVAIIGTQDIVFGEIDR; encoded by the coding sequence ATGCCTGAAATACGCAACTACACCCTGAACTTCGGTCCCCAGCACCCGGCGGCGCACGGCGTGCTGCGCCTGGTGCTGGAGATGGACGGCGAGGTCATCGAGCGGGCCGATCCGCACATCGGCCTGCTGCATCGTGCCACCGAGAAGCTGGCCGAGAGCAAGCCCTACAACCAGAGCATCGGCTACATGGACCGGCTCGATTACGTGTCCATGATGTGCAACGAGCATGGTTACGTGCTGGCCATCGAAAAGCTGCTCGGCATCGAGGCGCCGGAACGGGCCCAGTACATCCGGGTGATGTTCGACGAGGTCACCCGCATCCTCAACCACCTGTTGTGGATCGGGGCGCACGCGCTGGATATCGGCGCCATGACCATGTTCCTCTACGCCTTCCGCGAGCGCGAGGACCTGATGGACTGCTACGAGGCGGTCTCCGGCGCGCGCATGCATGCGACCTACTACCGTCCGGGCGGGGTGTACCGCGACCTGCCGGATCGCATGCCGCAGTACCAGGCCTCCAAGTGGCACAGTGAGGCCGAAGTCAGGAAGATGAACGAGACCCGCCAGGGCTCGCTGCTGGACTTCCTCGAGGATTTCACCGAGCGTTTCCCGAAGTGCGTGGATGAGTACGAGACCCTGCTTACCGACAACCGTATCTGGAAGCAGCGTACGGTCGGCATCGGCGTAGTCTCGCCCGAGCGTGCTCTGCAACTGGGCTTCACCGGTCCGATGCTGCGCGGCTCCGGCATCGAGTGGGATTTGCGCAAGAAGCAGCCCTATGAAGTCTATGACCGGATGGATTTCGATATCCCGGTGGGTGTGCGCGGCGACTCCTATGACCGCTACCTGGTGCGCATCGAGGAGATGCGCCAGTCCAATCACATCATCCGCCAGTGCATCCGATGGCTGCGCGAGAATCCCGGTCCGGTGATCATCGACGACTACAAGATCATCCCGCCGCACCGCGAGGAGATGAAGGCGGACATGGAGGCCCTGATTCATCACTTCAAGCTGTTTACGGAAGGGTTCTGCGTGCCGGCGGGCGAGGCCTATGCCGCCATCGAACATCCCAAGGGCGAGTTCGGCGTCTATATGATCTCCGACGGCGCCAACAAGCCGTTCCGGGTCAAGATCCGTGCCCCCGGTTTCGCGCACCTGGCCGGATTGGATGAAATGGCCTGCGGGCACATGCTGGCCGACGTGGTGGCCATCATCGGCACCCAGGACATCGTGTTCGGTGAAATTGACCGGTGA
- the nuoE gene encoding NADH-quinone oxidoreductase subunit NuoE, with amino-acid sequence MTVTETNKAEYEIPPEIRAEIDHWLAKYPPDQKRSAVLSALHAVQAREGWIRPEHMDAVAAYLDMAPVSVYEVASFYSMIETREVGRNTVAICANISCMLCGADDLIAHVEQKLGIRRGESTPDGRIYLKLEEECLAACAGGPMMAVNGHYHENLTVEKIDRILDELE; translated from the coding sequence ATGACTGTGACTGAAACCAACAAAGCGGAATACGAAATCCCCCCAGAGATCAGGGCGGAGATCGACCACTGGCTGGCGAAATACCCGCCGGACCAGAAGCGCTCCGCGGTGCTTTCTGCGCTGCATGCGGTACAGGCGCGCGAGGGCTGGATCCGGCCCGAACACATGGACGCAGTGGCGGCCTATCTGGACATGGCGCCGGTGTCGGTCTACGAAGTGGCCAGCTTCTATTCCATGATCGAGACCCGTGAGGTGGGCCGCAACACGGTGGCCATCTGCGCCAACATCTCCTGCATGCTGTGCGGCGCCGATGACCTGATCGCCCATGTGGAGCAGAAGCTGGGCATCCGGCGCGGTGAGTCCACCCCGGACGGGCGTATCTACCTGAAGCTGGAAGAGGAATGCCTGGCGGCCTGCGCCGGCGGCCCGATGATGGCGGTGAACGGGCATTATCACGAGAATCTGACGGTCGAGAAGATCGACCGGATTCTGGATGAACTCGAATGA
- the nuoF gene encoding NADH-quinone oxidoreductase subunit NuoF, which produces MVNQVCFTTLQFDEPWTLENYLRVGGYEALQKILREKTPPEDVIEQIKQSALRGRGGAGFPTGVKWSFMPRNAPVQKYIVCNSDESEPGTCKDRDILRYNPHSLIEGMAIAGYCIGASVGYNYMRGEFHHEPYERFEAALKEAYEAGYLGRGILGSDFDFDLYSHIGAGAYICGEETALLESLEGKKGQPRFKPPFPANFGLYGRPTTINNTESLASVPAIVRNGAEWFLNLGKPNNGGEKLFSVSGHVNRPGNYEVPLGIPFNDLLEMAGGVRTGHALKAVIPGGSSMPVLPAEIITQCTMDYDSLAQHGSALGSGGMIVMDDSTCMVKALLRISRFYYAESCGQCTPCREGTGWMHRVIQRIYAGKGRPEDLELLDAAAGQIEGRTICAFGDAAAWPVQSFLKHFRHEFAYMIEHKRSMVTDTTGEAA; this is translated from the coding sequence ATGGTCAACCAGGTTTGTTTCACGACGCTGCAATTCGACGAGCCCTGGACGCTGGAGAACTATCTCAGGGTCGGGGGTTACGAGGCGCTGCAGAAGATACTCCGCGAGAAGACCCCGCCCGAGGACGTGATTGAGCAGATCAAGCAATCCGCCCTGCGCGGACGCGGCGGCGCCGGCTTCCCCACCGGGGTGAAGTGGAGCTTCATGCCCCGCAATGCCCCGGTGCAGAAATACATCGTCTGCAATTCGGACGAATCCGAGCCCGGCACCTGCAAGGATCGCGATATCCTGCGCTACAACCCGCATTCCCTGATCGAGGGCATGGCGATCGCCGGCTACTGCATCGGGGCCAGTGTGGGCTACAACTACATGCGCGGCGAGTTCCATCACGAACCCTACGAGCGCTTCGAGGCCGCATTGAAGGAAGCCTATGAGGCGGGTTATCTCGGCCGAGGCATTCTCGGTTCGGACTTCGACTTCGATCTCTATTCCCATATCGGCGCCGGTGCCTATATCTGCGGCGAGGAGACCGCACTGCTGGAATCCCTGGAGGGCAAGAAGGGCCAGCCGCGCTTCAAGCCGCCGTTCCCGGCCAACTTCGGCCTCTACGGCCGGCCCACCACCATCAACAACACCGAGAGCCTGGCCTCGGTGCCGGCCATCGTGCGCAACGGCGCGGAGTGGTTCCTGAACCTGGGCAAGCCCAACAACGGCGGCGAGAAGCTGTTCAGCGTCTCCGGCCATGTAAACAGACCCGGCAACTACGAGGTGCCGTTGGGCATCCCCTTCAACGATCTGCTGGAAATGGCCGGAGGCGTGCGCACCGGGCACGCACTCAAGGCGGTGATCCCTGGCGGCTCCTCCATGCCGGTGCTGCCGGCGGAGATCATCACCCAGTGCACCATGGATTACGACTCGCTGGCCCAGCACGGCTCGGCCCTGGGCTCGGGCGGCATGATCGTGATGGATGACTCCACCTGCATGGTCAAGGCGCTGCTGCGTATCTCGCGCTTCTACTATGCCGAGTCCTGCGGCCAGTGCACTCCCTGCCGCGAAGGCACCGGCTGGATGCACCGGGTGATTCAGCGGATCTACGCGGGCAAGGGCCGGCCGGAGGACCTGGAACTTCTGGACGCCGCTGCCGGCCAGATCGAGGGCCGCACCATCTGTGCCTTCGGCGACGCCGCGGCCTGGCCGGTGCAGAGTTTTCTCAAGCATTTCCGCCATGAGTTCGCCTACATGATCGAACACAAGCGCTCCATGGTAACCGACACCACGGGAGAGGCGGCATGA
- the nuoG gene encoding NADH-quinone oxidoreductase subunit NuoG has protein sequence MSAKPEIPPEDAINVEINGETYPARKGQMIIEITDEHGITVPRFCYHKKLPIAANCRMCLVQVEKAPKPLPACATPVADGMKIWTDSDYAREAQKSVMEFLLINHPLDCPICDQGGECELQDVALGYGRSVSRFTEKKRVVKDEDLGSLIATDMTRCIHCTRCVRFLDVIGGFKELGGVGRGENMAIRAYVGQGVSSEMSGNVIDVCPVGALTSKPFRFRARAWELTQHASVAPHDCVGSNLYLHARRGDVLRVVPRENEEINEVWLSDRDRFGYAGLNSPERLERPMIRRDGDWQETDWETALQAVADMLRVYSGERAAQLGVLVSPTATVEEMYLLNRLSEQLECSNIDHRLRQSDFSDQDRLPLFPWLGQRIEELEQQQAVLLVGSNIRKEQPILGHRLRKACLNGAGIMAINPVDYDFNFDLVEKLIHAPHAMVDDLAGVAAALLTLKQEAAPSELHGVIAQASPAEVHQRIAERLSEVRPATVMLGSTAAAHPSANALRALAGFICELSGATLSLLSDGGNGAGGWLAGVLPHRGPAGSDRDSTGLDARGMLETPRSAYVLYGCEPEFDFADAQQARGAFAQAETVVAFTAYVSDSLRECARVLLPISPYSETSGTYVNVEGRWQSFAGAVAPRGQARPGWKVVRVLGNLLGLKDFDYMSSEEVRDELRSQAADRRPRNERVPGEMVLAPAPDGLQRIGDVPIYAVDGIVRRAPALQAATDGGDAQLRLNPAQAARLNLGSATQVRVEQGEAQAVLQLVLDEQVPEGAAWIPAGCPATRELGANFGGVKLNWV, from the coding sequence ATGAGCGCGAAGCCCGAGATCCCGCCCGAGGACGCCATCAACGTCGAGATCAACGGCGAGACCTATCCGGCGCGCAAGGGCCAGATGATCATCGAGATCACCGATGAACACGGCATCACCGTGCCGCGCTTCTGCTACCACAAGAAGCTGCCCATCGCCGCCAACTGCCGCATGTGCCTGGTGCAGGTGGAGAAGGCGCCCAAGCCGCTGCCGGCCTGTGCCACCCCGGTTGCCGACGGCATGAAGATCTGGACCGACTCCGACTACGCCCGCGAGGCGCAGAAGTCGGTGATGGAGTTCCTGCTGATCAATCATCCGCTGGACTGCCCGATCTGCGATCAGGGCGGAGAGTGCGAACTGCAGGACGTCGCCCTGGGCTACGGCCGCAGCGTGTCGCGCTTCACCGAGAAGAAGCGCGTGGTCAAGGACGAGGATCTGGGCTCACTGATCGCCACCGATATGACCCGCTGCATCCACTGCACCCGCTGTGTGCGTTTCCTGGATGTCATCGGCGGCTTCAAGGAACTCGGCGGCGTGGGCCGCGGCGAGAACATGGCCATCCGCGCCTATGTGGGGCAGGGTGTCAGTTCCGAGATGTCGGGTAATGTCATCGACGTCTGCCCGGTGGGGGCGCTGACCTCCAAGCCGTTCCGTTTCCGCGCCCGGGCCTGGGAACTTACCCAGCACGCCAGTGTGGCACCCCACGACTGCGTCGGTTCCAATCTCTATCTGCACGCCCGCCGCGGCGATGTGCTCCGCGTGGTGCCGCGTGAGAACGAGGAGATAAACGAGGTCTGGCTGTCGGATCGTGACCGCTTCGGCTACGCGGGCCTGAACAGTCCGGAGCGCCTGGAACGGCCCATGATCAGGCGCGACGGCGACTGGCAGGAGACCGACTGGGAGACCGCCCTGCAGGCAGTCGCCGATATGCTGCGGGTCTACAGCGGCGAACGCGCCGCGCAGCTCGGGGTGCTGGTTTCGCCGACGGCCACAGTGGAAGAGATGTATCTGCTCAACCGCCTGAGTGAACAGCTCGAGTGCAGTAATATCGATCACCGCCTGCGCCAGAGCGATTTCAGCGACCAGGATCGCCTGCCCCTGTTCCCCTGGCTGGGCCAGCGCATCGAGGAGTTGGAGCAACAGCAGGCGGTGCTGTTGGTCGGTTCCAATATCCGCAAGGAGCAGCCGATTCTCGGCCATCGCCTGCGCAAGGCCTGTCTCAATGGCGCCGGCATTATGGCCATCAATCCGGTCGATTATGATTTCAATTTCGATCTGGTGGAAAAACTGATCCATGCCCCGCATGCGATGGTCGATGACCTGGCCGGTGTGGCCGCTGCCCTGCTGACCCTCAAACAGGAGGCGGCCCCGTCCGAACTGCATGGCGTGATCGCCCAGGCCAGCCCGGCCGAAGTCCATCAGCGCATCGCCGAACGCCTGAGCGAGGTTCGGCCGGCCACCGTTATGCTGGGCTCGACTGCCGCTGCACATCCTTCGGCCAATGCCCTGCGGGCGCTGGCGGGCTTCATCTGTGAACTGAGCGGCGCGACCCTGAGCCTGCTCTCGGACGGCGGCAACGGCGCCGGAGGCTGGCTCGCCGGGGTGCTGCCGCACCGCGGTCCGGCCGGCAGTGACCGTGACAGCACCGGTCTCGATGCGCGGGGCATGCTGGAGACGCCGCGCTCGGCCTATGTGCTGTACGGCTGCGAGCCGGAGTTCGATTTTGCCGATGCGCAGCAGGCCCGCGGGGCGTTCGCTCAGGCCGAGACAGTGGTTGCCTTCACGGCCTATGTCTCCGACAGCCTGCGCGAATGCGCGCGGGTGCTCCTGCCGATCAGCCCCTACAGCGAGACCTCAGGCACCTACGTCAATGTGGAAGGGCGCTGGCAGAGCTTCGCCGGTGCTGTGGCGCCGCGCGGTCAGGCCCGGCCGGGCTGGAAGGTCGTGCGGGTACTGGGCAATCTGCTGGGGTTGAAGGACTTCGACTACATGTCTTCCGAGGAAGTGCGCGACGAATTGCGCAGCCAGGCGGCAGACCGCCGGCCGCGCAACGAGCGGGTGCCGGGCGAGATGGTGCTGGCACCAGCGCCGGACGGCCTGCAGCGCATCGGCGATGTGCCCATCTATGCCGTCGACGGCATTGTGCGGCGGGCGCCCGCGCTGCAGGCGGCGACCGACGGTGGCGACGCCCAACTGCGGCTCAACCCTGCGCAGGCCGCGAGGCTGAATCTAGGCTCCGCCACCCAGGTCAGGGTGGAGCAGGGCGAGGCGCAGGCCGTACTGCAGCTGGTGCTGGATGAGCAGGTGCCCGAGGGTGCGGCCTGGATTCCGGCCGGCTGTCCGGCTACGCGCGAGCTGGGGGCGAATTTCGGCGGCGTTAAACTGAACTGGGTGTGA
- the nuoH gene encoding NADH-quinone oxidoreductase subunit NuoH, with product MMEAIKEVSWILFLIGGIVTPLMLCVAYLTFAERKIIGAIQVRIGPNRVGPGGWLQPIADAVKLLFKEIILPTHANRFLFVIAPILSIGPALAAWAVIPFDNGMVLADIDAGLLYVLALTSVGVYGVIIAGWASNSKYAFLGAMRSAAQIVAYEIAMGFALVGVLMAGGSLNLNDIVLAQSGSILHWFWLPLLPLFLIYFISGVAETNRAPFDVAEGESEIVAGFHVEYSGMAFAVFFLAEYANMILISALAALLFMGGWLSPFQPLPVIGEPSIIWFLAKTAVFLFFFLWFRATFPRYRYDQIMRLGWKVFIPITIIWLLVEGAAIVAGVGPWFD from the coding sequence ATGATGGAAGCAATCAAGGAAGTCAGCTGGATCCTGTTCCTCATCGGCGGCATCGTCACGCCGCTGATGCTGTGCGTGGCCTATCTGACCTTCGCCGAACGCAAGATCATCGGTGCGATCCAGGTCCGCATCGGCCCCAACCGGGTCGGTCCCGGCGGCTGGCTGCAGCCGATTGCCGATGCGGTGAAACTGTTGTTCAAGGAGATCATTCTCCCCACCCATGCCAACCGCTTCCTGTTCGTGATCGCGCCCATTCTGTCCATCGGACCGGCGCTGGCGGCCTGGGCGGTCATTCCCTTCGACAACGGCATGGTGCTGGCCGATATCGATGCCGGCCTGCTGTACGTACTGGCGCTGACCTCGGTAGGAGTCTACGGTGTGATCATTGCCGGTTGGGCCTCCAACTCCAAATACGCCTTCCTCGGTGCCATGCGCTCTGCGGCCCAGATCGTGGCCTACGAAATCGCCATGGGTTTTGCCCTGGTCGGGGTACTGATGGCCGGCGGCAGCCTCAATCTCAACGACATCGTGCTGGCCCAGAGCGGCAGCATCCTGCACTGGTTCTGGCTGCCGCTGCTGCCGCTGTTTCTGATCTATTTCATCTCCGGCGTGGCCGAGACCAACCGCGCGCCCTTCGACGTGGCCGAGGGCGAGTCCGAGATCGTGGCCGGCTTCCACGTCGAGTACTCCGGTATGGCCTTCGCGGTGTTCTTCCTGGCCGAGTACGCCAACATGATCCTGATCTCGGCGCTGGCCGCGCTGCTGTTCATGGGCGGCTGGCTGTCGCCGTTCCAGCCGCTGCCGGTCATCGGCGAACCGAGCATCATCTGGTTCCTGGCCAAGACGGCCGTGTTCCTGTTCTTCTTCCTGTGGTTCCGCGCCACCTTTCCCCGCTACCGCTACGACCAGATCATGCGGCTGGGCTGGAAGGTGTTTATTCCCATCACCATCATCTGGTTGCTGGTGGAGGGGGCGGCGATCGTCGCCGGCGTCGGGCCCTGGTTCGATTGA
- the nuoI gene encoding NADH-quinone oxidoreductase subunit NuoI: MQALKHYVKSLFLWELLMGLRLTGRYLFARKITVQYPEEKTPQSPRFRGLHALRRYPNGEERCIACKLCEAVCPALAITIEAAPREDGTRRTTRYDIDLFKCIFCGFCEESCPVDSIVETRIFEYHFENRGEQIMTKEKLLAIGDKYEDQIAADRTADALYR; this comes from the coding sequence ATGCAAGCCCTGAAACATTACGTCAAGAGTCTGTTCCTGTGGGAACTCCTGATGGGCCTGCGACTGACCGGGCGCTATCTGTTCGCGCGCAAGATTACGGTCCAGTACCCGGAGGAGAAGACTCCGCAGTCGCCGCGCTTCCGCGGCCTGCATGCCCTGCGCCGCTATCCCAACGGCGAGGAGCGCTGCATCGCCTGCAAACTGTGCGAGGCGGTCTGTCCGGCGCTGGCCATCACCATCGAGGCCGCGCCGCGCGAGGACGGTACCCGGCGCACCACCCGCTACGACATCGATCTGTTCAAGTGTATCTTCTGCGGTTTCTGCGAAGAGTCCTGCCCGGTGGATTCCATCGTCGAGACGCGCATTTTCGAATACCACTTCGAAAACCGCGGCGAGCAGATCATGACCAAGGAAAAGCTGCTGGCCATCGGCGATAAGTACGAGGACCAGATTGCCGCCGATCGGACGGCGGACGCGTTGTATCGGTGA
- a CDS encoding NADH-quinone oxidoreductase subunit J: protein MTFEKFIFYVFAAILVFAAVRVITVRNPVHAALHLVLAFFTTAGLWLLLEAEFLAITLVLVYVGAVMVLFLFVVMMLDINVAPLKEGFARYLPVALPVAILMLVEMLLVVGSHYFSDERMPAPSRHGADYSNTRELGSVLYTDYVYPFEIAAVILLVAIVAAIALTLRRRPDTKYLNPADQIKVRREDRVRVVKMKSESRD, encoded by the coding sequence ATGACATTCGAGAAGTTCATCTTTTATGTATTCGCCGCGATCCTGGTGTTCGCGGCGGTACGCGTGATCACGGTGCGCAACCCGGTGCATGCCGCGCTGCACCTGGTGCTGGCCTTCTTCACCACCGCCGGCCTGTGGCTGCTGCTGGAGGCGGAGTTCCTCGCCATCACCCTGGTGCTGGTCTATGTCGGCGCGGTGATGGTGCTGTTCCTGTTCGTGGTCATGATGCTGGATATCAATGTCGCGCCGCTCAAGGAAGGCTTCGCCCGCTATCTGCCGGTGGCGTTGCCGGTGGCGATCCTGATGCTGGTCGAGATGCTGCTCGTCGTCGGCTCCCACTACTTCAGCGACGAGCGCATGCCGGCGCCGTCGCGCCATGGTGCCGATTACAGCAATACCCGAGAACTGGGCAGCGTGCTCTATACCGATTATGTGTATCCGTTCGAAATCGCCGCGGTCATCCTGTTGGTCGCAATCGTCGCCGCCATCGCGCTGACCCTGCGTCGGCGGCCGGATACCAAGTACCTCAATCCTGCCGATCAGATCAAGGTCCGGCGCGAGGACCGGGTGCGGGTGGTGAAGATGAAATCGGAATCCAGGGATTGA
- the nuoK gene encoding NADH-quinone oxidoreductase subunit NuoK: MIELSDYLVLGAILFSLSVAGIFLNRKNVIILLMAIELMLLAVNMNFVAFSYFLGDTAGQVFVFFILTVAAAEAAIGLAILVVLFRNRQTINVDDLDSMKG; the protein is encoded by the coding sequence ATGATTGAATTATCTGACTATCTGGTTCTGGGGGCGATCCTGTTCAGCCTGAGCGTGGCGGGGATCTTCCTCAACCGCAAAAACGTCATCATCCTGCTTATGGCCATCGAGTTGATGCTGCTGGCGGTGAACATGAACTTCGTTGCCTTCTCGTATTTCCTCGGCGACACGGCAGGGCAGGTGTTCGTATTCTTCATTCTCACCGTGGCGGCTGCGGAGGCGGCAATCGGGCTGGCCATCCTGGTGGTGCTGTTCCGCAATCGTCAGACCATCAATGTCGATGACCTCGACAGCATGAAGGGGTAG
- the nuoL gene encoding NADH-quinone oxidoreductase subunit L: MELVYLAIPLAPLIGAILAGLFGGRLGRAGAHSVTIGGVGIAFLLSLVVLKHHVIDGAAAFNDSVYTWMVSDGIRFEIGFLVDNLTVLMINVVTFVSLMVHIYTIGYMADDAHNWPRESLAGRNSYQRFFSYIALFTFAMLMLVMSNNFLQLFFGWEAVGLVSYLLIGFWSNRPSAIFANLKAFLVNRVGDFGFLLGIAAILMYFNSLDYWDVFAAAPALADVNIEIFDGHAWSLMSVICILLFIGAMGKSAQVPLHVWLPDSMEGPTPISALIHAATMVTAGIFMVARMSPLFELSEAALSFVLVIGAITALFMGFLGLVQNDIKRVVAYSTLSQLGYMTVALGASAYAAGIFHLMTHAFFKALLFLGAGSVIIAMHHDQDMRNMGGLRKYMPITWLTSLIGSLALIGTPFFSGYFSKDSIIEAVHLSQIPGSDFAYVAVLAGVFVTALYSFRMYFLVFHGKPRMDSHTREHLHETPWVVTLPLVLLAIPSIFAGYWMEPILFGSYFDGVIHVAPAHDGLAQLGEHFHGTVAFALHAFANPAFYLALAGVLTAWYIYMINPGLADRAQRNFSWLHRLLVNKYYADDFNQTVFAGGTRGIGHALWHLGDRIIIDGLIVNGSARVVGWVAAFTRHVQTGYLYHYAFAMILGLLALISWTVFMR, encoded by the coding sequence ATGGAACTCGTTTATCTCGCCATACCGCTCGCACCGCTCATCGGGGCCATCCTGGCCGGGCTGTTCGGCGGCCGGTTGGGCCGTGCCGGCGCCCACAGTGTGACCATCGGCGGTGTGGGCATCGCCTTCCTGCTGTCGCTGGTCGTGCTCAAGCATCATGTCATCGACGGTGCCGCTGCCTTCAACGACAGCGTCTATACCTGGATGGTTTCCGACGGCATCCGCTTCGAGATCGGCTTTCTGGTCGACAACCTGACCGTGCTGATGATCAATGTCGTCACCTTCGTCTCGCTGATGGTGCACATCTACACCATCGGCTACATGGCCGACGACGCCCACAACTGGCCCAGGGAAAGCCTGGCGGGGCGCAACAGCTACCAGCGTTTCTTCAGCTATATCGCCCTGTTCACCTTCGCCATGCTGATGCTGGTGATGTCCAACAATTTCCTGCAGCTGTTCTTCGGCTGGGAGGCGGTCGGGCTGGTCTCCTATCTGCTGATCGGCTTCTGGTCGAACCGGCCGAGCGCCATCTTCGCCAACCTCAAGGCGTTCCTGGTAAACCGCGTGGGCGATTTCGGTTTCCTGCTGGGTATCGCCGCCATCCTGATGTATTTCAACAGTCTGGACTACTGGGATGTATTCGCCGCTGCGCCGGCGCTGGCCGACGTCAATATCGAGATCTTCGACGGCCATGCCTGGTCACTGATGTCGGTGATCTGCATCCTGCTGTTCATCGGTGCCATGGGCAAGTCGGCCCAGGTGCCGCTGCACGTGTGGCTGCCCGATTCCATGGAAGGCCCGACACCCATTTCGGCCCTGATCCATGCCGCCACCATGGTCACGGCCGGCATCTTCATGGTGGCGCGCATGTCGCCCCTGTTCGAACTGTCCGAGGCGGCATTGAGCTTCGTGCTGGTGATCGGCGCCATTACCGCTCTGTTCATGGGCTTTCTGGGCCTGGTGCAGAACGACATCAAGCGGGTGGTGGCCTATTCCACCCTGTCGCAGCTCGGCTACATGACGGTCGCGCTCGGCGCCTCGGCCTATGCCGCCGGCATCTTCCATCTCATGACCCACGCCTTCTTCAAGGCGCTGCTGTTCCTGGGGGCGGGGTCGGTCATCATCGCCATGCACCACGACCAGGACATGCGCAATATGGGGGGGCTGCGCAAGTACATGCCCATTACCTGGCTGACCTCGCTGATCGGTTCGCTGGCGCTGATCGGCACGCCGTTCTTCTCGGGCTATTTTTCCAAGGACAGCATCATCGAGGCGGTTCACCTGTCCCAGATCCCCGGCTCTGATTTTGCCTATGTTGCCGTGCTGGCCGGGGTATTCGTCACCGCCCTGTACAGCTTCCGCATGTATTTCCTGGTGTTTCACGGCAAGCCACGGATGGACTCGCATACCCGCGAGCACCTGCACGAGACACCCTGGGTGGTGACCCTGCCGCTGGTGCTGCTGGCTATTCCCTCCATCTTTGCCGGCTACTGGATGGAACCGATTCTGTTCGGGAGCTATTTCGACGGGGTGATCCATGTGGCGCCCGCGCATGATGGCCTCGCGCAACTGGGCGAACATTTCCACGGCACCGTCGCTTTCGCGCTGCATGCGTTCGCCAATCCGGCCTTCTACCTGGCGCTGGCCGGGGTGCTGACGGCCTGGTACATCTATATGATCAATCCCGGGCTCGCCGACCGCGCGCAGCGCAATTTTTCCTGGCTCCACCGGCTGCTGGTCAACAAATACTATGCCGACGATTTCAACCAGACCGTGTTCGCGGGCGGGACACGCGGCATCGGCCATGCCCTGTGGCACCTGGGTGACCGCATCATCATCGACGGCCTGATCGTCAACGGCAGTGCCCGCGTGGTGGGCTGGGTTGCCGCCTTCACGCGCCATGTGCAGACCGGTTACCTGTACCACTATGCCTTCGCCATGATCCTGGGCCTGCTGGCCCTGATCAGCTGGACGGTATTCATGCGCTGA